The following proteins are encoded in a genomic region of Pelecanus crispus isolate bPelCri1 chromosome 26, bPelCri1.pri, whole genome shotgun sequence:
- the AQP2 gene encoding aquaporin-2 codes for MMWELRSVAFTRAVFAEFLATLVFILFGLGSALNWPSTSSPSILQIALAFGLAIGTLVQALGHISGAHINPAVTVACLISSQVSFLRAVFYVVAQLLGAVVGAAILHEITPADSREGLAINKLHNETTTGQAVTVELFLTFQLVLCIFASTDERREDNLGSPALSIGLSVAVGHLLGIRYTGCSMNPARSFAPAVIVGDFSDHWVFWVGPLVGAAAASIIYNYILFPQAKTFSERLAIFKGFEPEEDWAEREVRRRQSVELHSPQTLPRGMSEKV; via the exons ATGATGTGGGAACTGCGATCCGTAGCCTTCACCCGGGCTGTCTTTGCAGAATTTCTGGCGACTTTGGTCTTCATCCTCTTTGGCCTGGGCTCTGCTCTGAACTGGCCCTCAACTTCCTCCCCGAGCATCCTTCAAATCGCACTGGCTTTTGGCTTGGCCATCGGCACACTGGTCCAAGCCCTGGGGCACATCAGTGGAGCCCACATCAACCCGGCAGTGACAGTGGCTTGCCTCATCAGCTCCCAAGTCTCCTTCCTCCGTGCAGTCTTCTACGTGGTGGCCCAGCTCCTGGGGGCTGTTGTGGGGGCTGCCATCTTACATGAGATCACCCCTGCAGACTCCCGGGAAGGCCTGGCCATCAACAAG CTGCACAATGAGACGACGACGGGCCAGGCGGTGACCGTTgagctcttcctcaccttccagCTGGTCCTGTGCATCTTTGCTTCTACTGACGAACGCCGGGAGGACAACCTGGGCTCTCCTGCCCTGTCCATCGGCCTTTCTGTTGCCGTGGGGCATCTCCTTGGG ATCCGTTACACTGGCTGCTCCATGAATCCAGCCAGATCTTTCGCCCCTGCTGTGATAGTCGGAGACTTCAGTGACCACTGG gTCTTCTGGGTGGGCCCCCTGgttggggcagcagcagcctccatcATCTACAATTACATCCTCTTCCCGCAAGCCAAAACCTTCTCGGAGAGACTCGCCATCTTCAAAGGCTTCGAGCCAGAGGAGGACTGGGCAGAACGCGAGGTCCGGCGGCGGCAGTCAGTGGAGCTTCACTCCCCGCAGACCCTGCCGAGGGGGATGTCTGAGAAGGTGTAG